One Salvia miltiorrhiza cultivar Shanhuang (shh) chromosome 6, IMPLAD_Smil_shh, whole genome shotgun sequence genomic window, AAACAGaatttctaaaaaataaaatgaatgaatgaaattTTCCCTGTCACTAAATGCAACTTGTTACATCTGTATATTTTCCATGCAGCTGGCTAGCTATAACTGAAAGTTTCTCAGAATGTCCGAAGTGGGCGCTTTACCCTCCTTAATCTGGACAAATGTTTTTTTCTTCTTGCAAGAATTAATAAACcctaaaaaatcaatttatctGATCTATCCTTGACCTAGATAACTTCATCACATTTTCTAAATCATTGTGGAAATTTTAAGATTTCTTGATACAGTTATTTCCCTTGTGGCTTTTCTTCAATATTTTTTGTGGTTTTGCAGTTTCTTGATTTAGGTATGTTCCTTAATTTCAACGTTTTCATTGCTATTGCATGCAACTGACGCTGTAAAAGAATACAATTTGTTTGAGAATTTGGTGATGTTTCAATTAGAAACTTTCTTCAATTACTTGGCTTAATAAATAAAGACTGACATTCATATCATATATGCTATTTGTTTGTTTCTGTTTCGTCGAGCATTTTAACATCTTGGTGATTGATTTGTGATATAATTTGCGTTATTGTATTACTGGTAAATAACAGTACTAGAAAAACGCACATAGACACCGATTAAAAATCATTACTTGTCGTTTCTACCCTTGAAGAACAAGAGATTACATTGTGCAACATGATGGGTCAATTTCTTTGCAAGTGTAATCCAATGCATTATGCATCATTTCATTTTAGCGATGTCAACATGCTTAAGGTAATAAGTCATATCTTCTTCAATTCACAAGTTAATGTTTCAAATAAGATTGCAAAATGATAGTTTCATTTGAAAACTTTCAAATATCTTGTAGACATCCAAATACATCGTTCGCTTAAGCCATAGTGTCCACCTTAGCATCCATATGAGGAAAATTGACAAACGTGTGAAATATCTAAACatttgaaagttcatgtatttgaagaaatgatttttattttatatacaaaactaaaatatgatGAAAGTTGGTTTGGCGTAAATACAAAGTTTATAAATCATAAATTAATGTCCCATCAAAATTCATTAGTTTAAGCACTCATTTTTCGTTTTTAAAATGTGCAGCAACAGTGTTGGTGTTGGTATATTTATAGAAGTGAGCAAATTAAAGAATAAGTAACATTAATTAAGTAGATGAGCAAATGGAAGGTGCAGAAGTTGTGAAGAATGAGAGAGATGAAGCGAGTTCAAGCTCTCCTGCAAAACCACAATCTCAAGTACCATCATCCATGGCGGGCTACGATCCAAAGCGCATTCCTTCATCTGTATTCTCAAACAAATCAGGAACAGAGTGGAGCCTCACCTCCAACGACTCCTTATTTAGCATTCAGATGGGAAACAACAGCTTTTCCAACGACTACGCCATCATGTACGGCAAATCTGGTGATTTCGATCCGAGCAACAATCTACAGCTCAAATCTGGCGAGCTGCCGCGCCTCGACGAATGGAGCAACAACAACCGACGGGGCAAGTCTAGTGAGGTGAACAGCCTTCCTCCGGTTATGGAGCAAGAAGAATCTAGCGTGCAGTCCGGCGAGTCATCGTCGCGAGCTGAAAAGAAAGAAGGCGGAAGCCCGTATGTTAGCGAGTGCCCTCCTCCAGCTACCTTCAAACCTCCGGTTAGCCCCTCGCTTAATCCTCGGATTTCTGACGTCAGTGCCACCAGCAACAAGTCGTTTGCATTTCCAGTGTAAGagatcacaatatatatatatatatatgtgtgtgtgtgtgtgtgtgtgtgtgtgtgtgtatgaaATTTTGGTATAAACAGAGTTAAATATAGTTTGTGGTCCGAACTCCAAAGAAGCTTTTTGAAAAATGATTTAAACTTTAATTTTTCCTTTCGAAATTATAAACATTCCGGTCAATCAGAAAGTTAAGAAATACTCCATCCACCCCCTTGTAATGGCATAAAAGAAACATGCACGAAACTTAAGAATAAGGtattaagagtgtaaagtgggtAGGAACCACTTATTTGATGTGTGTAGAGTGGGCAGGCACTacatattatttttagaaagtgtCATCATAAATGagataaatttaaaaaagaaagtgtGCCATTATAAGTGGGGTGGAGGGAGTACAATTGAAAAGTTCAAAATTGTAGGTGGAATGTTGTAAATTTCGGGTGGAAAGGTGTAAATTAAAATAGAATGTTGCATGAATAATTCTTAGCTAGGACATGAAGAGAGGCAGAGAGAGTTTCCGCTTAGCAGGGCATGAAGAATgggaagagagatagagagaaaatTTCTCTATATCAGATGGGGGAATTTAATGTCTAACACAACCAACCAACTTTTATCAATATGAATATGGGTGTACACTTAAAataatacattaaaaataaaatggataTATTGTATCATTTTTGTAGTTTTGGTACACACTTTCACAAAGATTTGTAGTTTTATGTATTCTCACTAAACTATATTTAAACCCAACATGGCAAAAACTTATGCACATCAACATGTACAATGCATGCATCCACCTCAATTGGAATTTATTAATCACTTAAATAGAATTTAATTGCGTTACACTGAACAAATATATGTGCATTGTGTGTTAATGTAGTTGAGAATGTGTGCAGGTTGGTGAGCGACAGCGGAAAGAAGGAAGAGTCGGTTAGGGTTGGTGTGGAGAAGGGTGACAACAGAGCACCACAACCACAAACACAAGAAGAGCCACAAGCGCAGGCACACAAGCCTAATAGATGGTTTTCTTGCTTCTCATGCGCTAGGCCACGCTGTTGTTAGCTCACATATTAATTGGATAGTGTTTCAATTCATTCTCAATTTTAGTTTAGAGTTGAAGATATGAAAAAATGATTGTTTGCAACGCTACTCTCCAATGCAGTAAACATTAATTCTCATTTGCCTATCTCTAAACGCAAACTATAAGGTTAGATACatgttttgaattatttattttgcgTACGGCGGGTGATCTGGCTTATAATAGTAGCAGATATTAACTATTAATATATCCTCTCTTATTTCATTTTGTGAGAAACTTatgataaaaatatatcaaGTGATGTTTGTCAGTgtatacatttatatatatatatatatatatatatatatatttatgtatgtatgtataaactaaactaagaaTGGGGCTAGTTAGCAAGGTAGAAATGTTTGTTTTAGCCCCCTGGGACGATCTATTGGTAATATGGGTATTTTTTAGATCAAATATTTCATACTTGAATCTCACTGATGGCTATATAGGTATAAGTCGGTTTTTTAAGTGTGATTTGAAGGTTCAAATCTTACTAATGCCTCTATAGGTCTGAGTCTGCCACACTTTGTTTTTCAAGTGTACCCGCCCAATATGGTTTGTAGCATGTTGCATGAAAATGTAAGTTTATCCAGTGTGCACCGAATATAGTGGTTGCGGATTCTCATGaacttaaaaaaattgtttgttATGTTagacaataaaaattaaaagtattgggaacttaatgaaatatcatattcctagttttgatgataccaaaactcttagaactttttgtaatagactagaacttgtcgcactcaagtgttagagttcaagTTTTCTAGTTAGACTGGACTGaagtctgaagactgaagaccccAACTGAAGATAGCCGTGAAAAGGCAAAGTTAAAAACTGATGTATTGACTGAACGAGAGTTTCACTGatgaatcagttatgactgaagtATCAATGCTGGCcacgtggaattagcggactAATACTCAatgtcaagtatcagttgacattcttcctcggactgaagttTCAGCATTAAAAGGAAGCCATGTActttcaagtacagccgcattaaatgcagagatattgaagatcATCCTTTCTCTACAGAGGCATCCCTTTTTGGTGCAAGCTTTTCGGAAGCACCTTACTTGCTGTACCGGAGACGTCGTTCTTCACCAAATTAGGAACTTCAAAGATTGTAGCCTCAGTCAAATTTAAAGATAATTTACTTCAATTTTGTCCTCGTTCAGTTCGTTTAAACTGTTGTGTTTTTCCTTCGAGAATACAAGTTTATAGGTTatcttgttaagggggaatagtattcacccggTTTAGCAACTTGTTGTTCTTGCTCTGTCTTTTCTTGTcttagaactgctgtgtggttttggcatcatcaaaaagggaaaattgttgggaacttaatgaaatatcctaatcttaggggggtgtattagttgtggaatttgatggatttctatggattttaaaagtctgggtgtattcgttcaagacttttaaaagtctgcagaaatcgttcaagacttttaaaagtccatataaatctgggtgtatttgttcaagactttttaaaatccatacaaatctaggtgtattcgttattccattgacttaaaatccggaatgactttcatggatttcatccaaaaaatacacacgacgaaatccggccaagaaccacgagaattgaaatccatgaagttttaagcgagcgctgagttccagcgcccgcggccaagaagccagcgagcactggaactcagcaatcgtTGAGATTGAGTATCCAAATCAGCTATGCTCTTCATATCTTCCTCCATCTCAAAAATCTCCATCACTTCTGTTCTGCTATACCACCGAACACACAAACACAccgttaaaaaaaaaacaatggcTTTTGCTGCCGTGACTTCCCTCAAGCAAACAGTACAAATACTTCTATCTTCTTCCAGCATCTCCATCGATTCTTCGAGTCGAGAAACCCTAGATATTGCATACAACCATCTCACATCCTTACATCAAGTTCTCACAAAATCAGACGAACGccacaacagcagcagcagattgAAGGTTTTGGAAGGAGAAATCATAGAGGCGTTGGAATGGCTCCATATCAACTGAGTGTAGCTTGAATGCCGATGATACAGTGCAAAATATCAGAGAAGCTTTCTGGAAGCAGAACTCTTTAATTGAACTTTTACCAAATGCTTTTGGAAAGCCAAATCTACTGAGAGAAGTCAGAAGAGATCTTAGAACGAACAGACACTGGCTTCTGACACACTCTAAGGATGATGCATCAAGAAAGGAATCAGAACCAATCATTATTTGTTGCTCAAAGATAGTCTCCAAATGCTTAGACGTCATGCCATTGTTCTCGAACAACAACTTTTCTAGAGAGTCAAGAAGAGAAAAAAGTTGCACCACGTTTTCGTAGTTCCCCTCATCAACAAAACTTCATGGTAAATGAGTGATAACTGTCAGCATGCAATTTCTCAAAGG contains:
- the LOC130988724 gene encoding uncharacterized protein LOC130988724 isoform X1, whose protein sequence is MEGAEVVKNERDEASSSSPAKPQSQVPSSMAGYDPKRIPSSVFSNKSGTEWSLTSNDSLFSIQMGNNSFSNDYAIMYGKSGDFDPSNNLQLKSGELPRLDEWSNNNRRGKSSEVNSLPPVMEQEESSVQSGESSSRAEKKEGGSPYVSECPPPATFKPPVSPSLNPRISDVSATSNKSFAFPVLVSDSGKKEESVRVGVEKGDNRAPQPQTQEEPQAQAHKPNRWFSCFSCARPRCC
- the LOC130988724 gene encoding uncharacterized protein LOC130988724 isoform X2, with the protein product MEGAEVVKNERDEASSSSPAKPQSQVPSSMAGYDPKRIPSSVFSNKSGTEWSLTSNDSLFSIQMGNNSFSNDYAIMYGKSGDFDPSNNLQLKSGELPRLDEWSNNNRRGKSSEVNSLPPVMEQEESSVQSGESSSRAEKKEGGSPYVSECPPPATFKPPVGERQRKEGRVG